In the genome of Anabas testudineus chromosome 4, fAnaTes1.2, whole genome shotgun sequence, one region contains:
- the tjp3 gene encoding tight junction protein ZO-3 isoform X2: protein MEVRFKDQVKPGMEELTIWEQHTITLNKDPKLGFGFALSGGKDKPSPDTGDTAVVVSDVLPNGPASGRLFTKDQIVMVNGVSMNNVYSNYTIQTLKSCGKTANVTVKRPRKIEIPVSSKPSRAASQSNLLDQDPPRRTRRYSDDSDNRDGDRYRARSSSPSRNGYGNTLPLMSSGYKRLPHQDGPDKPIKTTLVKKKLTDEYGLKLGSQIFIKHMTDTGLAAREGTLQEGDLVLKINGITTENLSLLETKHLVEKSRGKLTMTVLRDNRKFLVSIPEVEDSPPNSEDDGRRDTSSELEEISDIDVPTHKARQPTKEKRTRRTRAEPAAAKSRDSSPVRSTATRPVAKTYAPRRPPSDSDSDHSASPPPVRRDRESPDVRDQPNKYKTLSGLSTLPNPRGSPAAQNWTAPRPTSSASRPRRPVSESDSDRSPSPPSRIESSRLDSRYKVLPDLPLPNLRASPIPVRQEPPRRINSPVKIPPPDSESESDDGSVPPQRQSTTYSQDSLSRYRVLPEVALQPQAAPPQWNAASNPPQKDSESEASYASVPRRDSTNSGNSNTVNSRYRVLPETKSTSVAVKQEPPRRAPSPVRPPPDDSSESDQLSHLRRSGSSEREDNRRSVPRAANGPGAQMSSLYSKPAEEPLYSLPPDSYPSSNPGYSSDVQKVSFVKEGSVGLRLVGGNDVGIFVGGVQPNSPAYNQGLKEGDQILQVNKVDFSHFTREEAANFLLNIQSGERIEMCTQNKMDLYRKIMKSNLADNFYIRTHFDHEAQGPIGLSFTRGEVFRVVDTMHHGKLGSWLVTRMGNNLHEMDKGTIPNQTTAEKLASIEQAQRATGERQVSGPRAEFWKLRGLRGNKKNEKNLRRSRDDLVQLTIQGKFPAYERVLLREANFKRPIVILGPLNDIAMEKLASEMPNEYEVAEMVPRSGREESTSTVIKLDTVRKIAEKDKHPLLDITPTAVERLNYIQYHPMVLFLDPHSRKDVKAMRQKYSPNSSKSSRRLYSQAVKLKKQCSHLFSARIDLQPSSDIWYETLKDKIRHQQSKPVWVSELTLESGGEQDLDALDQSQSDYLSAASDLEDTDGEPFTDGEAYTDNDDVEEAYTSHGVQPPSVPRALARSSEPASGHYSPAMDPEPQADREIPPLLHVPEPKSPRQDNYSPPHSAAEEEDQSYRSFTDSDFSALDAVAPTTLSDGPPDFVAPNPLTRYSVDEPSHAEAQHESPQQPSLSAIEEKLEQARTADSPPQPEEKKGPQFIVLAHHHQAVQFRRTQIHGSDSSEDEDEEDDIEWGPATEL, encoded by the exons ATGGAAGTAAGGTTCAAAGACCAAGTG aaaCCAGGCATGGAGGAGTTAACAATATGGGAACAACATACAATAACACTTAATAAA GATCCGAAACTGGGGTTTGGTTTTGCCTTATCAGGAGGCAAAGACAAGCCCAGTCCAGACACTGGGGACACAGCTGTGGTGGTGTCAGATGTGCTGCCAAATGGACCAGCCAGTGGACGACTATT CACTAAAGACCAAATTGTTATGGTCAATGGCGTGTCCATGAACAATGTCTACTCTAACTACACCATTCAGACCCTTAAGTCATGTGGCAAGACTGCAAACGTA ACAGTAAAACGCCCTCGCAAGATCGAGATCCCAGTCAGCTCCAAACCATCTCGGGCTGCCTCCCAGTCCAACCTGCTGGACCAGGATCCTCCGAGACGAACACGGCGCTACTCTGATGACAGCGATAACCGAGACGGTGACCGCTACCGTGCTCGCAGTTCCTCACCCAGTCGTAACGGGTATGGTAACACGCTGCCGTTGATGTCGTCAGGGTACAAGAGGCTGCCACACCAGGATGGTCCCGACAAACCCATCAAAACTACTCTGGTTAAAAAGAAGCTCACAGACG AATATGGTCTGAAGCTGGGCAGTCAGATCTTTATCAAGCACATGACAGATACAGGCCTGGCTGCAAGGGAGGGCACACTACAGGAGGGAGACCTTGTTCTCAAG ATCAACGGCATCACAACAGAAAATCTGTCCCTGCTGGAGACCAAGCACCTGGTGGAGAAGAGCAGAGGCAAACTGACCATGACGGTGCTCCGGGACAACCGCAAGTTCCTGGTCAGCATCCCAGAAGTGGAGGACAGCCCCCCCAACAGCGAGGACGATGGGCGCAGAGACACTAGCTCTGAACTCGAGG AAATTTCAGACATTGACGTCCCCACTCATAAAGCCCGTCAACCCACCAAAGAGAAACGGACACGAAG AACGAGAGCTGAACCAGCAGCAGCCAAATCTCGGGATTCATCACCTGTGCGCTCCACCGCCACTCGGCCTGTTGCGAAGACCTACGCCCCCCGCCGAC CTCCATCTGATTCGGACTCTGACCACAGCGCCTCTCCTCCACCTgtcaggagagacagagagagtccaGACGTTAGAGACCAGCCCAACAAATACAA GACACTCTCTGGTCTGTCCACTCTCCCCAACCCCCGAGGCTCTCCTGCAGCCCAGAACTGGACTGCTCCTCGTCCTACCTCCTCCGCCTCTCGGCCTCGTAGGCCAGTGTCGGAGTCGGACTCTGACCGCAGCCCCTCCCCTCCTTCACGGATTGAGAGTTCCCGGCTCGACAGCAGATACAA GGTTCTCCCTGATTTGCCCCTCCCAAATCTGAGAGCCTCCCCAATCCCTGTTCGTCAGGAGCCTCCAAGAAGAATCAACTCTCCCGTCAAGATCCCGCCCCCag ACTCTGAGTCAGAGTCAGACGACGGCTCGGTGCCTCCTCAGAGGCAGAGCACCACGTACAGCCAGGACTCTCTCAGCAGATACAG AGTCCTGCCAGAAGTTGCCCTGCAGCCTCAGGCGGCACCACCACAATGGAACGCTGCCAGCAACCCACCGCAGAAAG ATTCTGAGTCAGAGGCCAGTTATGCATCAGTTCCTCGTAGGGACTCTACAAACAGTGGAAACTCcaacacagtcaacagcagATACAG AGTCCTACCAGAGACGAAATCCACGTCAGTCGCTGTGAAGCAGGAACCTCCTCGACGGGCCCCTTCACCTGTCAGACCACCTCCTGATG ATTCCTCAGAGTCAGACCAGCTTTCACATCTGAGGAGGTCTGGCAGCTCAGAGCGGGAGGACAACCGCCGCAG TGTTCCTCGTGCTGCTAATGGACCCGGCGCTCAGATGTCATCGCTCTACT CCAAGCCTGCAGAAGAGCCCCTCTACTCCTTACCGCCAGATTCTTACCCATCGTCCAATCCAGG GTACAGCTCAGATGTACAGAAAGTGTCCTTTGTGAAGGAGGGCAGCGTGGGTCTGAGGCTTGTGGGCGGCAACGATGTTGGCATATTTGTAGGTGGAGTTCAGCCCAACAGCCCCGCGTACAATCAGGGGTTGAAGGAAGGAGACCAGATCCTGCAG gtaaATAAAGTAGATTTTTCCCATTTCACACGAGAAGAGGCAGCCAACTTCCTGCTCAACATCCAGAGTGGAGAGCGAATCGAAATGTGCACCCAGAACAAGATGGACC TTTATAGAAAGATCATGAAGTCCAACCTGGCGGACAACTTCTACATCCGCACCCACTTTGACCACGAAGCACAAGGTCCCATTGGCCTGAGCTTCACCAGAGGGGAGGTGTTCAGAGTGGTGGATACAATGCACCATGGGAAGCTGGGCAGCTGGCTGGTCACTCGTATGGGGAACAATCTGCATGAGATGGATAAAGGCACCATCCCCAACCAGACCAC GGCTGAGAAGCTGGCCAGCATCGAGCAGGCGCAGCGAGCCACCGGGGAGAGGCAGGTCTCAGGGCCGAGGGCCGAGTTCTGGAAACTACGGGGGCTCAGAGGGAACAAAAAGAACGAGAAGAACCTCCGTCGGAGTCGTGACGACCTGGTACAGCTCACCATTCAGGGCAAATTCCCGGCCTATGAGAGAGTGCTGCTCAGAGAAG CTAATTTCAAACGGCCAATTGTCATCCTGGGTCCTCTCAATGATATTGCTATGGAGAAGCTGGCCAGTGAGATGCCTAATGAATATGAAGTGGCAG AAATGGTTCCTCGCAGTGGAAGAGAAGAGAGCACTTCCACAGTTATTAAACTGGACACTGTGAGGAAAATAGCAGAGAAG GACAAGCACCCTCTGCTGGACATCACTCCCACTGCAGTGGAGAGGCTGAACTACATCCAATACCACCCCATGGTGTTGTTCTTGGACCCTCACAGCCGCAAAGACGTTAAGGCCATGAGGCAGAAATACAGCCCGAACTCCAGTAAAAGCTCGAGACGCCTTTACTCACAggccgtcaagctgaagaaacAGTGCAGCCACCTTTTCTCAG cACGTATTGACTTACAGCCCAGCTCTGATATTTGGTATGAGACTCTGAAAGATAAGATCCGCCACCAGCAGTCTAAACCAGTCTGGGTGTCTGAACTCACG TTGGAGAGTGGTGGAGAGCAGGACCTGGATGCTCTGGACCAAAGCCAGTCTGACTACCTCAGCGCTGCTAGTGACCTGGAGGACACCGATGGAGAGCCCTTCACTGATGGAGAGGCCTACACCGACAACGACGACGTCGAAGAGGCTTACACCAGCCATGGAGTCCAACCACCCAGTGTCCCTCGAGCTTTAGCACGGTCATCGGAGCCAGCCTCTGGGCACTACAGCCCCGCCATGGACCCTGAACCTCAGGCTGACAGAGAAATCCCGCCTTTGTTGCACGTACCAGAGCCCAAGTCGCCGCGTCAAGACAATTACAGCCCACCTCACAGCGCGGCTGAAGAGGAGGACCAATCTTACCGCAGTTTTACAGACTCAGACTTCAGCGCCCTTGATGCAGTTGCTCCCACCACTCTGTCAGATGGACCCCCAGATTTTGTAGCCCCCAACCCTTTGACAAGGTACTCTGTGGATGAGCCTTCACATGCTGAGGCGCAGCATGAGAGCCCTCAACAGCCCAGCCTGTCTGCTATTGAGGAGAAGTTAGAGCAG GCTCGCACAGCAGATTCACCGCCTCAGCCTGAGGAGAAGAAGGGCCCACAGTTCATCGT GCTAGCACATCATCACCAAGCAGTCCAGTTCAGACGAACACAGATCCACGGCAGCGACAGCTCGGAGGACGAGGATGAGGAGGACGACATTGAATGGGGTCCTGCAACAGAACTGTAG